One Lucilia cuprina isolate Lc7/37 chromosome 4, ASM2204524v1, whole genome shotgun sequence DNA segment encodes these proteins:
- the LOC111687722 gene encoding gustatory receptor for bitter taste 93a isoform X1: MTKLKVKRIEQYSIWILLSMFEYGRALDIFDCRLDRKNIVVYAGNKWVNIGRTIVHFIIIIAYWDVMPSVYFDFQITPSNFLRLFSIQQIISVALLSTALLILRVRDNGKLIKIINRFLKLNKGIAAITNKNTLFCKQFLILSCLKGIITILGYVNELPTLLNLESTNLNKWFSMTIAVFLWLGSMFVLDACYIGFLIMSLMYDNLGSYLQTIIKNMKSIETGNKCGTSLTKYHRLRLVCDYSDKLDSVDQIYSCIYRISKEYIHIFQWPVLYYIYYNFMIIFLLLNHSIWQYIRNGYVDIIKIFMVIVKISNLALIIMCANHVVDKSEIPNQLNLDIVCSDLDMRWDISVERFLSQRKAENLEINILGFFILNNQFILLILSAIISYLFLIIQFGMNGGL, from the exons atgacCAAACTAAAAGTCAAGCGTATTGAACAATATTCCATTTGGATACTTTTAAGCATGTTTGAATATGGACGTGCGCTAGATATATTTGATTGTCGTTTAGATCGCAAGAACATTGTTGTGTATGCTGGCAACAAATGGGTAAATATCGGAAGGACAATTGTGCATTTCATAATAATTATTGCATATTGGGACGTTATGCCATCAGTTTATTTTGATTTCCAAATAACGCCAAGCAATTTTCTGCGTTTATTTTCGATACAGCAAATCATTTCTGTGGCTTTATTAAGCACGGCACTACTTATATTGAGAGTACGAGATAATggaaagttaattaaaataataaatcgatttttaaaactaaataaaggaATTGcagcaataacaaataaaaacactttattcTGTAAGCAGTTCTTGATATTATCTTGTTTGAAAGGTATCATCACTATATTGGGTTACGTGAATGAATTGCCTACCCTTCTAAATCTTGAATcgacaaatttaaacaaatggtTTAGTATGACCATTGCAGTCTTTCTATGGCTGGGTTCTATGTTTGTATTAGATGCATGTTATATTGGATTTCTAATAATGTCACTTATGTACGATAACTTGGGAAGCTATTTGCaaactattataaaaaatatgaaaagtatTGAAACTGGAAATAAATGTGGGACTTCACTTACAAAGTATCATCGTTTAAGATTGGTATGTGATTATTCAGATAAGTTGGATAGTGTTGATCAAATATATAGCTGTATATACAGGATCAGCAaggaatatatacatatttttcaatggCCTGTTTTGTATTACATTTATTACAActttatgataatttttctgTTGCTAAATCATAGCATCTGGCAATATATTCGCAATGGATATGtcgatattataaaaatatttatggttatagtaaaaatttcaaacctAGCATTGATCATAATGTGTGCGAATCACGTCGTTGACAAATCAGAGATTCCAAACCAACTTAATCTTGATATCGTCTGTTCAGACCTTGACATGCGATGGGACATAagt gTGGAAAGATTCCTCAGCCAGCGCAAAGCAGAAAACCTCGAGATtaatattttaggtttttttattctcaataatcaatttatacttttaatatTATCTGCAATCATTTCCTATTTGTTCCTGATCATCCAATTCGGAATGAATGGtggattataa
- the LOC111687722 gene encoding gustatory receptor for bitter taste 93a isoform X3 has protein sequence MTKLKVKRIEQYSIWILLSMFEYGRALDIFDCRLDRKNIVVYAGNKWQIISVALLSTALLILRVRDNGKLIKIINRFLKLNKGIAAITNKNTLFCKQFLILSCLKGIITILGYVNELPTLLNLESTNLNKWFSMTIAVFLWLGSMFVLDACYIGFLIMSLMYDNLGSYLQTIIKNMKSIETGNKCGTSLTKYHRLRLVCDYSDKLDSVDQIYSCIYRISKEYIHIFQWPVLYYIYYNFMIIFLLLNHSIWQYIRNGYVDIIKIFMVIVKISNLALIIMCANHVVDKSEIPNQLNLDIVCSDLDMRWDISVERFLSQRKAENLEINILGFFILNNQFILLILSAIISYLFLIIQFGMNGGL, from the exons atgacCAAACTAAAAGTCAAGCGTATTGAACAATATTCCATTTGGATACTTTTAAGCATGTTTGAATATGGACGTGCGCTAGATATATTTGATTGTCGTTTAGATCGCAAGAACATTGTTGTGTATGCTGGCAACAAATGG CAAATCATTTCTGTGGCTTTATTAAGCACGGCACTACTTATATTGAGAGTACGAGATAATggaaagttaattaaaataataaatcgatttttaaaactaaataaaggaATTGcagcaataacaaataaaaacactttattcTGTAAGCAGTTCTTGATATTATCTTGTTTGAAAGGTATCATCACTATATTGGGTTACGTGAATGAATTGCCTACCCTTCTAAATCTTGAATcgacaaatttaaacaaatggtTTAGTATGACCATTGCAGTCTTTCTATGGCTGGGTTCTATGTTTGTATTAGATGCATGTTATATTGGATTTCTAATAATGTCACTTATGTACGATAACTTGGGAAGCTATTTGCaaactattataaaaaatatgaaaagtatTGAAACTGGAAATAAATGTGGGACTTCACTTACAAAGTATCATCGTTTAAGATTGGTATGTGATTATTCAGATAAGTTGGATAGTGTTGATCAAATATATAGCTGTATATACAGGATCAGCAaggaatatatacatatttttcaatggCCTGTTTTGTATTACATTTATTACAActttatgataatttttctgTTGCTAAATCATAGCATCTGGCAATATATTCGCAATGGATATGtcgatattataaaaatatttatggttatagtaaaaatttcaaacctAGCATTGATCATAATGTGTGCGAATCACGTCGTTGACAAATCAGAGATTCCAAACCAACTTAATCTTGATATCGTCTGTTCAGACCTTGACATGCGATGGGACATAagt gTGGAAAGATTCCTCAGCCAGCGCAAAGCAGAAAACCTCGAGATtaatattttaggtttttttattctcaataatcaatttatacttttaatatTATCTGCAATCATTTCCTATTTGTTCCTGATCATCCAATTCGGAATGAATGGtggattataa
- the LOC111687722 gene encoding gustatory receptor for bitter taste 93a isoform X2, whose amino-acid sequence MTKLKVKRIEQYSIWILLSMFEYGRALDIFDCRLDRKNIVVYAGNKWVNIGRTIVHFIIIIAYWDVMPSVYFDFQITPSNFLRLFSIQQIISVALLSTALLILRVRDNGKLIKIINRFLKLNKGIAAITNKNTLFCKQFLILSCLKGIITILGYVNELPTLLNLESTNLNKWFSMTIAVFLWLGSMFVLDACYIGFLIMSLMYDNLGSYLQTIIKNMKSIETGNKCGTSLTKYHRLRLVCDYSDKLDSVDQIYSCIYRISKEYIHIFQWPVLYYIYYNFMIIFLLLNHSIWQYIRNGYVDIIKIFMVIVKISNLALIIMCANHVVDKSEIPNQLNLDIVCSDLDMRWDISMFTLLHFLLKFKTPPLGSKTSKQN is encoded by the coding sequence atgacCAAACTAAAAGTCAAGCGTATTGAACAATATTCCATTTGGATACTTTTAAGCATGTTTGAATATGGACGTGCGCTAGATATATTTGATTGTCGTTTAGATCGCAAGAACATTGTTGTGTATGCTGGCAACAAATGGGTAAATATCGGAAGGACAATTGTGCATTTCATAATAATTATTGCATATTGGGACGTTATGCCATCAGTTTATTTTGATTTCCAAATAACGCCAAGCAATTTTCTGCGTTTATTTTCGATACAGCAAATCATTTCTGTGGCTTTATTAAGCACGGCACTACTTATATTGAGAGTACGAGATAATggaaagttaattaaaataataaatcgatttttaaaactaaataaaggaATTGcagcaataacaaataaaaacactttattcTGTAAGCAGTTCTTGATATTATCTTGTTTGAAAGGTATCATCACTATATTGGGTTACGTGAATGAATTGCCTACCCTTCTAAATCTTGAATcgacaaatttaaacaaatggtTTAGTATGACCATTGCAGTCTTTCTATGGCTGGGTTCTATGTTTGTATTAGATGCATGTTATATTGGATTTCTAATAATGTCACTTATGTACGATAACTTGGGAAGCTATTTGCaaactattataaaaaatatgaaaagtatTGAAACTGGAAATAAATGTGGGACTTCACTTACAAAGTATCATCGTTTAAGATTGGTATGTGATTATTCAGATAAGTTGGATAGTGTTGATCAAATATATAGCTGTATATACAGGATCAGCAaggaatatatacatatttttcaatggCCTGTTTTGTATTACATTTATTACAActttatgataatttttctgTTGCTAAATCATAGCATCTGGCAATATATTCGCAATGGATATGtcgatattataaaaatatttatggttatagtaaaaatttcaaacctAGCATTGATCATAATGTGTGCGAATCACGTCGTTGACAAATCAGAGATTCCAAACCAACTTAATCTTGATATCGTCTGTTCAGACCTTGACATGCGATGGGACATAagt